A part of Mesoplodon densirostris isolate mMesDen1 chromosome 10, mMesDen1 primary haplotype, whole genome shotgun sequence genomic DNA contains:
- the FOXQ1 gene encoding forkhead box protein Q1 has translation MKLEVFGPREGLGDKPGSDLEGAGGRDAPSPLSAAGDDSLGSDGDCAANSPAAGGGAVALAGGGERSAGGGPGAAEVGAAAAGGAGGGAGARGKPYTRRPKPPYSYIALIAMAIRDSAGGRLTLAEINEYLMGKFPFFRGSYTGWRNSVRHNLSLNDCFVKVLRDPSRPWGKDNYWMLNPSSEYTFADGVFRRRRKRLSHRATAPGPGPRPPDAAPPPPAPAAPAPATPRARSPARSEGRASPAGRFSGPFAIDSILSKPFRSRRSGDAGPGTRPPWGAPPCPLPPAYPALLPGAPAGALLPLGAFGAAEPPRLGARGAEAPPLLLAPLAAPAPAKPLRGPAACAHLYCPVRLPDALHAASARAPGPHLPGPPETLLA, from the coding sequence ATGAAGCTGGAGGTGTTCGGGCCCCGCGAGGGCCTCGGGGACAAGCCGGGGAGTGACCTGGAGGGGGCGGGCGGCCGCGACGCGCCGTCTCCGCTGTCGGCCGCGGGCGACGACTCCCTGGGTTCGGACGGGGACTGCGCGGCCAACAGcccggcggcgggcggcggcgccgTGGCGCTGGCGGGCGGCGGTGAGCGGAGCGCGGGCGGAGGGCCGGGAGCGGCGGAGgtgggcgcggcggcggcggggggcgcgggcggcggcgcGGGCGCGCGCGGCAAGCCGTACACGCGGCGGCCCAAGCCCCCGTACTCGTACATCGCGCTCATCGCCATGGCCATCCGCGACTCGGCGGGCGGGCGCCTGACGCTGGCCGAGATCAACGAGTACCTCATGGGCAAGTTCCCGTTCTTCCGCGGCAGCTACACTGGCTGGCGCAACTCCGTGCGTCACAACCTCTCGCTCAACGACTGCTTCGTCAAGGTGCTGCGCGACCCTTCGCGGCCCTGGGGCAAGGACAACTACTGGATGCTTAACCCCAGCAGCGAGTACACCTTCGCCGACGGGGTCTTCCGCCGCCGCCGCAAGCGCCTCAGCCACCGGGCGACGGCCCCGGGCCCCGGGCCGCGGCCCCCAGACGCCGCGCCTCCGCCGCCCGCGCCCGCCGCCCCGGCGCCGGCCACGCCCCGCGCGCGCTCGCCCGCTCGGTCCGAGGGGCGCGCCAGTCCGGCGGGCAGGTTCTCCGGCCCCTTCGCCATCGACAGCATCCTCAGCAAGCCCTTCCGCAGCCGCCGCTCCGGGGACGCGGGCCCCGGGACGCGCCCGCCGTGGGGCGCGCCGCCCTGCCCGCTGCCGCCCGCCTATCCCGCGCTGCTTCCGGGCGCGCCCGCCGGGGCCCTGCTGCCGCTCGGCGCGTTCGGCGCGGCCGAGCCGCCGCGGCTGGGCGCGCGCGGGGCCGAGGCGCCGCCCCTCCTGCTCGCGCCCCTGGCCGCCCCGGCCCCCGCCAAGCCGCTCCGGGGCCCGGCCGCCTGCGCGCACCTGTACTGCCCCGTGCGGCTGCCCGACGCCCTGCACGCGGCCTCGGCCCGCGCGCCGGGTCCGCACCTGCCCGGCCCGCCCGAGACGCTCCTGGCCTGA